A window of the Acanthochromis polyacanthus isolate Apoly-LR-REF ecotype Palm Island chromosome 10, KAUST_Apoly_ChrSc, whole genome shotgun sequence genome harbors these coding sequences:
- the ubl3b gene encoding ubiquitin-like protein 3b has product MTTQRDLDMVHLRLILVSGKTQDFTFSPNDSATDIAKHVFDNWPAGWEEERVSSPNILRLIFQGRFLHGNVTLGALKLPPGRTTVMHLVARETLPEPNSHGQRNREKTTESNCCLLL; this is encoded by the exons ATGACCACCCAGAGGGATCTTGATATG gTGCACCTCCGCCTGATCCTGGTCAGTGGCAAAACGCAAGACTTCACGTTCTCTCCGAATGACTCGGCCACAGACATCGCCAAGCATGTATTTGACAACTGGCCCGCAG gatgggaggaggagagggtgagCAGCCCCAATATACTGCGCCTCATCTTCCAGGGACGCTTCCTTCATGGCAACGTTACCCTGGGAG CTCTAAAGCTGCCACCAGGCCGGACGACCGTCATGCACTTGGTTGCCAGAGAGACTCTTCCAGAGCCCAACTCTCATG GTCAAAGGAACAGAGAAAAAACCACAGAGAGCAACTGCTGCCTCCTCTTGTAA
- the foxo4 gene encoding forkhead box protein O4, which translates to MEESSVPPIDPDFEPQSRPRSCTWPLPRPDISAVKPEGADGTESAAGTPPADEDKPEPQQITSEPEKAAAAGEGGVVAGVGGAGATPRKGSSRRNAWGNQSYADLISQAIENSPEKRLTLAQIYEWMVKTVPYFRDKGDSNSSAGWKNSIRHNLSLHNKFLRVHNESTGKSSWWMLNPEGGKTGKAPRRRAASMDNSSKLLKSRMRAKQTKKQAGAAGLGGAGGVLQGDGSTGSAGADSPNSSQQFSKWGVNSSSPSSRGSLDDTDMWTTFRPRTSSNASTLSGRLSPIAPGQEDDDNLPEDGLLGRYAASSLTPTLTETLMEELDLIDGLTLMTGQQGGASPSTAPPAPPTPLPSASTLLPRGSSFPSFHQLQSSSLPQASTHAGTQASVSQCGPSSKEPSTFSNSLFNSMSSSGSRGSGHYSTHVPSSLEALLTSDSPPPTDVLMTQVDPLMPNPGGAGLMGLGSSVVGVRPKPNQLLLGKGLEPNPVAPIGLQAQMQPQQQHHLHHQQQQQQQQQHQHQHHSQMGLGMILSVMSQDPSQLSTLKAQHASVPAGGSHHGGAAAANPTANMQGMSQFGAPSCFPSGQDRLPTDLDIDMFTENLDCDVEYIINSDLMDGEGIDFNFDPIMPGGQGYPGPATTQGSAHNWVPS; encoded by the exons ATGGAGGAGTCGTCGGTGCCCCCGATCGACCCAGACTTCGAGCCGCAGAGCAGACCTCGCTCCTGCACGTGGCCGCTGCCGAGGCCCGATATCTCGGCTGTCAAACCGGAGGGGGCGGACGGCACCGAGTCCGCCGCCGGGACCCCGCCCGCCGACGAGGACAAGCCTGAGCCACAGCAAATCACGTCCGAGCCCGAGAAAGCGGCGGCAGCGGGCGAGGGCGGGGTCGTGGCCGGCGTGGGAGGAGCCGGAGCGACGCCCCGCAAAGGATCCTCCCGACGCAACGCGTGGGGGAACCAGAGCTACGCAGACCTGATCAGCCAGGCCATAGAGAACTCCCCTGAGAAGAGGCTGACCCTTGCCCAGATCTACGAGTGGATGGTGAAGACCGTGCCTTACTTCAGGGACAAAGGAGACAGCAACAGCTCAGCCGGCTGGAAG AATTCAATTCGGCACAACTTATCACTCCACAACAAGTTCTTGAGGGTACACAATGAATCGACAGGAAAGAGCTCCTGGTGGATGCTCAACCCAGAAGGGGGGAAGACTGGAAAGGCTCCTCGCCGCCGCGCCGCCTCCATGGACAACAGCAGCAAACTGCTGAAGAGCCGCATGAGGGCCAAGCAGACCAAGAAGCAGGCAGGAGCAGCTGGCCTGGGAGGTGCTGGAGGGGTGCTGCAGGGTGACGGCAGCACGGGGTCAGCGGGCGCAGACAGCCCTAATTCATCCCAGCAGTTCTCTAAATGGGGCGTCAACAGCAGCAGCCCCTCGTCTCGTGGCAGCCTGGATGACACCGACATGTGGACCACTTTCCGCCCACGCACAAGCTCTAACGCCAGCACCCTGAGCGGACGCCTGTCCCCCATCGCTCCCGGCCAGGAGGACGACGACAACCTGCCCGAGGACGGACTGCTAGGAAGATACGCCGCCAGCAGCTTGACCCCCACCCTCACCGAAACcctgatggaggagctggatCTGATTGACGGCCTCACTTTGATGACCGGGCAGCAGGGAGGAGCCAGCCCCAGCACAGCTCCACCAGCACCTCCCACTCCGCTGCCCTCTGCCTCCACCCTGCTGCCTCGAGGCTCCAGCTTCCCCTCCTTCCACCAGCTGCAGTCATCCAGCCTCCCACAGGCCTCCACCCACGCTGGGACCCAGGCCTCCGTCTCCCAGTGTGGACCCAGCAGCAAAGAGCCGTCGACCTTCAGCAACTCCCTCTTCAACTCCATGTCCAGCTCCGGCTCTCGTGGCAGCGGCCATTACAGCACCCACGTCCCCTCCAGCCTGGAGGCGCTGCTCACCTCCGACTCTCCTCCTCCCACTGATGTCCTGATGACCCAGGTGGACCCCCTTATGCCCAATCCTGGAGGGGCGGGCCTGATGGGTTTGGGCTCATCAGTGGTGGGTGTGAGGCCCAAACCCAACCAGCTGCTGTTGGGTAAAGGGCTGGAGCCGAACCCTGTGGCCCCCATCGGGCTGCAGGCTCAGATgcagccgcagcagcagcatcacctccaccaccagcagcagcagcagcagcagcagcagcaccagcaccagcatCACTCTCAGATGGGGTTGGGGATGATCCTCTCAGTTATGTCTCAGGACCCGTCGCAGCTCTCCACTCTCAAAGCCCAGCACGCCTCGGTGCCAGCAGGGGGCTCCCACCACGGAGGCGCCGCTGCTGCCAATCCCACCGCAAACATGCAGGGGATGAGTCAGTTCGGAGCTCCGTCCTGCTTCCCCAGCGGTCAGGACCGACTGCCCACTGACTTGGACATAGACATGTTCACCGAAAACCTGGATTGTGATGTGGAATACATAATCAACAGTGACCTCATGGACGGAGAAGGCATCGATTTCAACTTTGACCCCATAATGCCTGGAGGCCAAGGCTACCCGGGCCCCGCCACCACACAGGGCTCCGCTCACAACTGGGTGCCCAGTTAA